One Pecten maximus chromosome 16, xPecMax1.1, whole genome shotgun sequence DNA window includes the following coding sequences:
- the LOC117345097 gene encoding GDP-fucose transporter 1-like — protein METQRSTQQIALVIALYWIVSISMVFINKHILSGSYGINDLSIFVAWYQSLSAVFLIKLVTWLSGHLRLGLTLPSLDIHALLNSDMLKLSFAFVIGLTFNNLMLKHIGVAFYQVARSFTLIFTIILSFCVLKKYVPILGIASCALVIMGFVIGIDQEDNAGTLSIWGMIYGIFASLANAVCGIYFKRVEMVLDGDSLKQAYYNNVNSIWIFLPLVISSGQAQQVLSSDLMTNASFWMFLTFSGFLSLSIGWVSALQVKYTSPVTHHISINAKSVAQTMLAIMFYHEYKTLMWWCGNLLVILGIFLYAYTKMNESQPSSNVVNGSRKQLPVYTDISIQKTNAN, from the coding sequence ATGGAAACACAGCGATCAACTCAACAGATTGCCTTAGTTATCGCCCTGTACTGGATCGTGTCCATTTCCATGGTTTTTATCAACAAGCACATCCTCAGTGGTAGTTACGGTATCAATGATTTGTCCATCTTCGTCGCTTGGTACCAGAGTTTGTCGGCAGTCTTTCTCATCAAACTGGTCACATGGCTGTCCGGCCACCTACGTCTAGGCTTGACCCTGCCGAGTCTAGATATACATGCATTGCTAAATAGTGATATGCTGAAACTTTCATTCGCCTTTGTCATTGGTTTGACCTTCAACAATTTAATGCTGAAACATATCGGTGTTGCCTTCTACCAAGTGGCCAGGTCTTTCACGCTGATTTTCACGATCATTCTTTCATTTTGCGTACTAAAAAAATATGTTCCAATTTTAGGAATCGCCTCATGTGCATTGGTAATCATGGGATTTGTTATCGGGATTGACCAAGAGGATAATGCTGGCACCCTGAGTATTTGGGGAATGATCTATGGAATTTTCGCAAGTTTAGCAAATGCGGTTTGTGGAATTTATTTCAAGAGAGTTGAAATGGTTTTAGATGGTGACAGTTTGAAACAAGCATACTACAACAATGTGAACAGCATCTGGATCTTTCTGCCTCTTGTCATCAGCTCTGGCCAAGCTCAACAGGTTTTATCATCAGATCTTATGACCAATGCAAGTttctggatgttcctgacctTCTCTGGCTTTCTCAGCTTATCAATTGGATGGGTTAGTGCTTTACAGGTGAAATACACGTCTCCAGTGACGCATCATATCAGCATAAATGCCAAATCAGTGGCACAAACCATGCTAGCCATCATGTTTTATCACGAATATAAAACTTTGATGTGGTGGTGTGGTAATTTACTTGTAATTCTAGGCATCTTCTTGTATGCTTACACGAAAATGAACGAGAGCCAGCCCAGTAGTAATGTTGTGAACGGATCGAGAAAACAACTTCCAGTTTATACAGACATCTCCATTCAGAAGACAAACGCGAATTGA
- the LOC117314801 gene encoding LOW QUALITY PROTEIN: 14-3-3-like protein (The sequence of the model RefSeq protein was modified relative to this genomic sequence to represent the inferred CDS: deleted 2 bases in 1 codon), with amino-acid sequence MAGVKTKEEHVAYAKFAEQAERFEDMASHMTEVIKKCSENEEELSIEERNLLSVAYKNVVGARRSSWRMVNMQEAKSPDNHIVKEFREQIEQELSKICTDVLNLLDLDLLPKCAKKDSQVFLKKMKGDCLRYMAEFATADKKLEVVDKAEAAYTEAFKLATETMHPTNQSRLGLALNFSVFYYEIINEPQKACHLAKAAFDEAIAELDTLDQESYKDSTLIMQLLRDNLTLWTTENSEQDQDQEQEIEQDN; translated from the exons ATGGCCGGAGTAAAAACCAAAGAAGAACATGTTGCTTACGCCAAGTTTGCTGAACAAGCCGAAAGGTTTGAAGACATGGCATCCCATATGACAGAGGTTATCAAGAAATGTAGTGAAAACGAGGAGGAGTTGAGCATTGAAGAAAGGAATTTATTGTCTGTTGCTTATAAAAACGTTGTTG GTGCTAGGCGATCGTCATGGAGAATGGTAAATATGCAAGAAGCGAAGTCCCCAGACAACCACATCGTCAAAGAGTTCCGGGAACAGATCGAACAGGAATTATCGAAAATTTGCACTGACGTATTGAATTTACTCGACTTAGATCTTCTCCCGAAATGTGCA AAAAAAGACAGCCaggtatttttaaaaaaaatgaaaggcgACTGTCTTCGTTATATGGCAGAATTTGCTACTGCAGATAAGAAATTAGAAGTTGTGGATAAAGCTGAAGCGGCATACACGGAAGCTTTCAAATTAGCAACGGAAACAATGCATCCAACTAACCAAAGCAGATTGGGACTGGCTTTAAATTTCTCTGTCTTTTACTATGAGATAATTAATGAGCCCCAAAAAGCTTGCCATCTAGCTAAAGCAGCATTTGATGAAGCCATAGCAGAATTGGATACTCTGGATCAAGAGTCATACAAAGACAGCACACTCATAATGCAGCTTTTGCGTGACAACTTGACTCTCTGGACAACTGAAAATAGTGAACAAGATCAGGATCAAGAACAAGAAATTGAACAGGACAATTAG